A single region of the Gephyromycinifex aptenodytis genome encodes:
- the disA gene encoding DNA integrity scanning diadenylate cyclase DisA: MAGIDEDALRQALAAVAPGTELREGVERILRGGTGALIVLGYNQVLEQIATGGFPLEIEFSATRLRELAKMDGAVLVDGSVTRILKAATQLLPDASIETSESGTRHRTAERVSKQTGFPVISVSQSMQIAALYINGFRHVLEGSAAILSKANQALQTLERYKARLDEVMGTLSALEIEDLVTIRDVAAVLQRLEMVRRIHDEISSYVIELGTDGRLLTLQLEELTRGIDRDRDLVIRDYLNVELGRTRDDVLESMAALSPSDLLDLASGSSALGYSTLSESLDDTANPKGYRMLSKVPRLPGAIVDRLVDHFGGLQRLLAANLDELQAVDGVGEGRARAVREGLSRLAESSILERYV, encoded by the coding sequence ATGGCCGGCATCGACGAGGACGCCCTGCGCCAGGCCCTTGCTGCGGTAGCCCCCGGTACCGAACTGCGTGAAGGCGTGGAGCGGATTCTGCGGGGCGGCACCGGCGCGCTGATCGTTCTCGGATACAACCAAGTGCTTGAGCAGATCGCCACCGGCGGGTTCCCGCTGGAGATCGAGTTCTCGGCCACCCGGTTGCGGGAGCTGGCAAAGATGGACGGCGCGGTTCTGGTCGACGGCTCGGTGACCCGGATCCTGAAGGCCGCCACCCAGCTGCTGCCTGATGCCTCCATCGAGACCAGCGAGTCAGGCACCCGGCACCGCACCGCAGAACGGGTCTCCAAGCAGACCGGTTTCCCGGTGATCTCGGTCAGCCAGTCGATGCAGATCGCCGCGTTGTACATCAACGGCTTCCGCCACGTCTTGGAGGGATCAGCCGCGATCCTGTCCAAGGCCAATCAGGCGTTGCAGACCCTGGAGCGGTACAAGGCCCGCCTCGATGAGGTGATGGGCACGCTGTCGGCCCTGGAGATCGAGGACCTCGTCACCATCCGCGACGTCGCCGCTGTGCTGCAGCGTCTGGAGATGGTGCGCCGGATTCACGACGAGATCTCCAGCTATGTCATCGAGCTCGGCACCGACGGGCGCCTGTTGACCCTGCAGTTGGAAGAGCTGACCCGCGGCATCGACCGCGATCGGGATCTGGTCATCCGCGATTACCTCAACGTCGAGCTGGGACGCACCCGCGACGACGTGCTGGAGTCGATGGCTGCACTATCCCCCTCCGACCTGCTCGACTTGGCTTCCGGCAGTAGCGCGCTGGGCTACTCCACGCTGTCGGAGAGCCTGGACGACACCGCCAATCCCAAGGGCTATCGGATGCTGTCCAAGGTGCCTCGCCTGCCCGGAGCGATCGTCGACCGGCTCGTGGACCATTTCGGCGGCTTGCAGCGTTTGCTGGCTGCCAACCTCGATGAGTTGCAGGCCGTAGACGGTGTGGGTGAAGGTCGTGCGCGCGCGGTCCGGGAAGGACTTTCCCGCTTGGCCGAATCCAGCATCCTCGAGCGCTACGTCTGA
- the radA gene encoding DNA repair protein RadA — protein sequence MTNKAAKRSTSRGAGHRCTECGWTSIKWAGRCGGCQAWGTVEELGGETLGRTQPAGHVAHPAMPIADVDATQALSIPTGVSEFDRVLGGGLVAGAVVLVAGEPGVGKSTLLLDVAARAATAGRRVLYVSGEESAAQVRLRAERIGALAPNLYLASEGDLGTVLAQVEQLSPDLFVLDSVQTISSAQVDGSAGNVSQVREVAAAVITASKSRGMSTLLVGHVTKDGSIAGPRVLEHLVDVVVQFEGERHSRLRLVRAVKNRYGPTDEVGCFDLGENGIVGLTDPSALFLSSRDLMVPGTAVTVTLEGRRPLVTEVQALLSSTQAPSPRRTTSGLDTSRVAMVLAVLEKHVRIPVQKCDCYVSTVGGVRLSEPAVDLAVALAMAGSVADRPLPRGTVALGEVGLAGELRPTAGVPRRLAEAARLGFSQAVVPAGSVEAADVPRGLVVRQVARLDEAVRGLLGAP from the coding sequence ATGACGAACAAGGCGGCCAAGCGCTCCACTTCACGAGGGGCCGGGCATCGCTGCACCGAATGCGGTTGGACCTCGATCAAGTGGGCCGGTCGTTGCGGTGGCTGCCAGGCCTGGGGAACTGTGGAGGAACTCGGCGGCGAGACTCTCGGGCGCACCCAACCCGCGGGCCATGTCGCACACCCGGCCATGCCGATCGCCGATGTCGATGCCACCCAGGCGCTTTCCATCCCCACCGGGGTCTCGGAGTTCGATCGGGTCCTCGGCGGCGGACTGGTGGCCGGAGCGGTGGTACTCGTCGCCGGCGAGCCGGGCGTCGGCAAATCGACCCTGTTGCTGGATGTCGCAGCTCGCGCCGCCACCGCGGGGCGCCGGGTGCTCTATGTCAGTGGCGAGGAATCGGCCGCTCAAGTGCGGCTGCGCGCCGAACGCATCGGAGCGCTTGCTCCCAATCTTTATCTGGCCTCCGAGGGCGACCTCGGTACGGTTCTGGCCCAGGTCGAACAACTCTCCCCCGACCTGTTCGTCCTGGACTCGGTACAGACCATCAGCAGCGCCCAGGTCGATGGGTCGGCGGGCAACGTGTCCCAGGTGCGCGAGGTCGCCGCCGCAGTCATCACTGCCTCCAAGAGCAGAGGGATGTCCACCCTGCTCGTGGGGCATGTCACCAAGGACGGCTCGATCGCCGGCCCGCGCGTGCTGGAACACCTCGTCGATGTCGTGGTGCAGTTCGAAGGCGAGCGGCACAGCCGGCTACGCCTGGTGCGGGCCGTGAAGAACCGCTACGGCCCCACCGACGAGGTCGGCTGCTTCGACCTGGGCGAGAACGGCATCGTCGGACTCACCGACCCCAGCGCCCTCTTCCTGTCCAGTCGGGACCTGATGGTCCCCGGCACTGCGGTCACTGTCACTTTGGAGGGCAGGCGGCCGTTGGTCACCGAGGTGCAGGCTTTGCTGTCCAGCACCCAGGCTCCCTCTCCCAGGCGAACCACGAGCGGCTTGGATACCTCTCGGGTGGCGATGGTGCTGGCCGTGCTGGAAAAGCATGTGCGGATCCCGGTACAGAAGTGCGACTGTTACGTCTCCACCGTCGGCGGGGTCCGCCTCAGCGAGCCGGCCGTGGACCTTGCGGTAGCCCTCGCGATGGCCGGTTCGGTGGCCGATCGCCCGCTCCCCCGCGGCACCGTCGCCCTGGGGGAGGTCGGCTTGGCCGGCGAGTTGCGCCCCACCGCCGGGGTGCCGCGAAGGCTGGCCGAAGCGGCCCGGCTGGGCTTTTCTCAGGCGGTCGTACCTGCCGGGTCGGTAGAAGCAGCCGACGTGCCGCGCGGCCTCGTGGTGCGGCAAGTGGCGCGCTTAGACGAGGCAGTTCGCGGCCTCCTCGGCGCGCCCTGA
- a CDS encoding class I SAM-dependent methyltransferase, with protein MSPNIWNHSQTYEIENQAVDPDGLIAAAMERLHDHDGARVLDIGCGAGFHLPFFARRASHVIGVEPHPPLVELARARVADLPDVEVRQGEAEALPVRERSIDVAHARWAYFFGPGAEPGLRELDRVMAPGGTAFVIDNDSTRSTFGAWFARAHPERDPLALQRFWRRHGWNREPVLMRWQMRSRADFEAVVRIEFAPTQAAAILREHEGCEVDYAVDLWWRRYD; from the coding sequence ATGAGCCCCAACATCTGGAATCACAGCCAGACTTACGAGATCGAGAACCAGGCGGTCGACCCCGACGGGTTGATCGCCGCGGCGATGGAACGCCTGCACGATCACGACGGCGCTAGGGTCCTGGACATCGGTTGCGGCGCCGGCTTCCACTTGCCGTTCTTCGCCCGGCGAGCCTCGCACGTGATCGGGGTGGAACCGCACCCGCCGCTGGTCGAGCTGGCACGGGCCAGGGTGGCCGACCTGCCCGATGTCGAGGTGCGCCAGGGTGAGGCCGAGGCTCTGCCGGTTCGGGAGCGCAGCATCGACGTGGCCCACGCGCGATGGGCCTACTTCTTCGGGCCCGGCGCAGAGCCCGGCTTGCGCGAGTTGGATCGGGTGATGGCCCCCGGCGGCACCGCGTTCGTCATCGACAACGACTCGACCCGCTCCACCTTCGGCGCCTGGTTCGCACGGGCCCATCCCGAACGTGATCCGCTTGCGCTGCAGCGGTTCTGGCGGCGGCACGGCTGGAACCGGGAACCGGTCCTGATGCGCTGGCAGATGCGTTCACGCGCTGACTTCGAGGCCGTGGTGAGGATCGAGTTCGCCCCGACTCAGGCGGCGGCAATTCTTCGCGAGCACGAGGGTTGCGAGGTCGATTACGCCGTCGATCTGTGGTGGCGCCGCTACGACTAG